Proteins encoded together in one bacterium window:
- a CDS encoding GIY-YIG nuclease family protein, whose product MTVYFIYILQSLKDKRFYIGSTACLQERLLKHNSGGVDATKYRRPLEIVYTESFPEKSAALLREKYLKSLKSHKAVKEIIDSWHGSSGGRARD is encoded by the coding sequence ATGACAGTATATTTCATATACATACTTCAGAGCCTGAAAGATAAAAGGTTTTACATCGGCAGCACGGCTTGTTTGCAGGAAAGACTCTTAAAACACAATTCTGGCGGTGTTGATGCCACAAAATATCGCAGGCCTTTGGAGATAGTATACACTGAATCATTTCCGGAAAAGTCGGCAGCTCTTTTAAGGGAAAAATATTTGAAATCCCTAAAAAGCCATAAGGCCGTTAAAGAAATTATAGATAGTTGGCACGGTAGCTCAGGTGGTAGAGCGAGGGACTGA